One genomic region from Cetobacterium sp. 8H encodes:
- a CDS encoding penicillin-binding protein: MNKKLKLMLLILQILGVGLSLYFKNFLLTVGLVLILTFNLYIFFKWKRIKMKNNFILRTFMCSDIILFCFFILIFRMIQIQLFDSKNYKEAVKSQTDIVKNEGGERGNIYDSKGKGLAYSINMYELSVDPKRFVESEKGAEALKELINKKYIKENYKPLLVTIRRLGQQKRRYKRLNKNVDDVEKKEIEDILEKYGIKGKNIIFLEVRKERRYYRSDLYFFLVGNIGFKNKTEKEGVFGIEYLYENYLKGEKTLKTISGIRSLGIGLPTSQARTKVNLNGMDLHLTIDNDLQYILNDEVEKQYKKTNAEEAYAVMMDPNNGKILATSFFRKNKKNVANPIFQSQIEPGSIFKPLVIAAALNEKKITRNTSFDIGDGTIKKYKHTIRESSRKIKGILTTEEVLKRSSNVGMVLIGDRFTNEEFDHYLEKFGLYEKTGVDYPYEKKARHVLPKNWHGLKKSTMSFGQGIAITPLQMITAFSAVINGGTLYQPYLVEKITDRDGLVVRRNLPLEKRKVISSNVSQQMRSMMELAVLEGTVVKAQVDGYRVGGKTGTAQFSENGRYVKNEYLASVVGFFPVEKPQYAVMIVFFKPQGDAWYDKSGGTAAAPVLGEIVKRVTKLKNIYSQSIENIKVQGKKQNFKRVENNEELLVMPDLKGMSAREIIEIFEGSDIELEISGVGVVESQFPEPKKELVDIKKVKIKLS, translated from the coding sequence TTGAATAAAAAACTAAAATTAATGTTACTTATATTGCAAATACTTGGGGTGGGACTTTCTTTATACTTTAAAAACTTTCTATTAACGGTTGGATTAGTTCTCATTTTAACATTTAATCTATATATCTTTTTTAAATGGAAAAGAATAAAGATGAAAAATAACTTTATATTGAGAACGTTTATGTGTTCAGATATAATTTTATTTTGTTTTTTTATTTTGATATTTAGAATGATACAGATTCAGTTGTTCGATTCAAAGAATTATAAAGAAGCGGTAAAGAGTCAAACAGATATAGTAAAAAATGAAGGAGGAGAGAGAGGAAACATATATGATAGTAAGGGAAAAGGGTTAGCTTACAGTATAAACATGTATGAACTTAGTGTAGATCCTAAAAGATTTGTAGAATCAGAAAAGGGAGCAGAAGCTCTAAAAGAATTGATAAATAAAAAATATATAAAAGAAAATTATAAACCTCTTTTAGTAACTATAAGAAGATTAGGGCAGCAAAAGAGAAGATATAAAAGATTAAATAAAAATGTCGATGATGTAGAGAAAAAAGAGATAGAGGATATCCTAGAAAAATATGGGATAAAAGGGAAGAATATAATATTTTTAGAAGTTAGAAAAGAAAGACGTTACTATAGATCAGATTTATATTTCTTTTTAGTAGGAAATATAGGATTTAAAAATAAAACTGAAAAAGAAGGGGTATTTGGAATAGAATACCTATATGAAAATTACTTAAAAGGTGAAAAGACGTTAAAAACAATATCAGGAATAAGAAGTTTAGGTATAGGACTTCCAACATCTCAAGCCAGAACAAAAGTTAATTTGAATGGGATGGATTTACATCTAACGATAGATAATGATCTACAGTATATTTTGAATGATGAAGTGGAAAAACAGTATAAAAAAACAAATGCTGAAGAAGCATATGCAGTTATGATGGACCCAAATAACGGAAAAATATTAGCAACATCATTTTTTAGAAAAAATAAAAAAAATGTAGCAAATCCAATATTTCAATCACAGATAGAGCCAGGATCAATTTTTAAACCTTTAGTTATTGCGGCAGCATTAAATGAAAAGAAAATAACAAGAAATACAAGTTTTGATATTGGTGATGGAACAATAAAAAAATATAAACACACAATAAGAGAGAGTAGTAGAAAAATAAAAGGTATTTTAACAACAGAAGAAGTTTTAAAAAGATCGAGTAATGTAGGAATGGTACTAATAGGTGATAGATTCACAAATGAAGAGTTTGATCACTATTTAGAAAAATTTGGACTATATGAAAAAACAGGTGTAGATTACCCATATGAAAAGAAGGCGAGACACGTTTTGCCTAAGAATTGGCACGGATTAAAAAAGAGTACCATGTCATTTGGACAAGGGATTGCCATAACTCCGCTTCAAATGATAACAGCATTTTCAGCAGTAATAAATGGTGGAACTCTTTATCAGCCATACTTAGTTGAAAAAATAACGGATAGAGATGGATTGGTTGTTCGGAGAAATCTTCCTCTTGAAAAAAGAAAAGTAATTAGTTCGAATGTTTCTCAACAAATGAGAAGTATGATGGAATTAGCAGTTTTGGAAGGAACAGTTGTAAAAGCTCAAGTAGATGGGTATAGAGTTGGTGGAAAAACAGGGACAGCTCAGTTTAGTGAAAACGGAAGATATGTTAAAAACGAATATTTAGCATCTGTAGTTGGATTTTTTCCAGTTGAAAAACCACAATATGCAGTTATGATAGTGTTCTTTAAACCTCAAGGTGATGCATGGTATGACAAGTCTGGAGGAACAGCAGCAGCTCCAGTACTAGGTGAAATAGTTAAAAGGGTCACCAAATTAAAAAATATATATTCTCAAAGTATTGAAAATATAAAAGTACAAGGGAAAAAACAAAACTTTAAAAGAGTTGAAAATAATGAGGAACTTTTAGTTATGCCAGACTTGAAAGGAATGAGTGCTAGAGAAATAATTGAAATCTTTGAAGGCAGCGACATAGAGTTAGAAATTTCAGGAGTAGGGGTTGTAGAAAGTCAATTTCCAGAGCCTAAAAAAGAATTAGTAGATATAAAAAAAGTTAAAATAAAATTAAGCTAG
- the priA gene encoding primosomal protein N', with translation MRYYSVYIDKTNDFYTYASDDENIKVGDRVLVSFRNKERVGLILKEELEKEFSFKVLKIKRVLYEEISFSKKFVDLLLWIKEYYLSSFDQVFSTAVPSGVKIKYEDIYRVVKVDSLFSLNEVFDYFLSKIKVRKKTLVDRFGKDNFSLFIESGYLKNIDGWYCLDENSNCNEEELKNYFELRKEIGKQTLEKKFDKKILDRMVKNGELIFERRIKSFDDEKLKKTYEMKELIEDTKLNLEQQMIKDSIEESDKKHFLIRGVTGSGKTEIYIHLIKRALEKGNGSIFLVPEISLTPQMVLRFKKEFGERVAILHSRLTQNDRAKEWYSIYTGEKQVVLGVRSAIFAPVKNLEYIVIDEEHENSYKQDSNPRYNAKYVGIKRAELENAKVILGSATPSIESYYYAQKGIFQLYEIENRYKDAKLPEIDIVDMKKEEDNFFSEKLLLEMRNALLKKEQIILLLNRKGYSTLIQCEECGYMEECEHCSIKLNYYSSNGSLKCNYCGISKRFTGHCSKCGSDKLSFSGRGVERVEEELRKKFPVNIIRVDGEVAKEKDFYENMYNDFLAGKYDIMIGTQMISRGLHFPNVTVVGVINADTIMSIPDFRSGERTYQMITQVAGRAGRGDKDGKVIIQTYQPENYIIEKIQENSYKNFYEKEIEKREILFYPPFSKVINIGISSEKEAGLEEYCYQVLKAIQDGKIEIYGPMKSLVYKVKGRYRCNIFIKGDRKSINDYKKNLEEKIKKVESKNYRIVVDVDPINLI, from the coding sequence ATGAGATATTATAGTGTCTATATAGACAAGACAAACGATTTCTACACTTATGCCAGTGATGATGAAAATATAAAGGTAGGAGATAGAGTTTTAGTTTCTTTTAGAAATAAAGAGAGAGTAGGTCTAATTTTAAAAGAGGAGCTAGAAAAAGAATTTTCATTCAAAGTTTTAAAAATAAAAAGAGTGTTGTATGAGGAGATATCTTTTTCAAAAAAATTTGTAGATCTCTTATTGTGGATAAAAGAGTATTATCTTTCCTCTTTTGATCAGGTATTTTCAACTGCTGTTCCTTCAGGAGTAAAAATAAAATATGAGGATATATACAGAGTTGTAAAAGTAGATAGTTTATTTTCTTTAAATGAAGTGTTTGACTATTTTTTATCTAAGATAAAGGTAAGAAAAAAAACATTGGTAGATAGATTTGGAAAAGATAATTTTTCATTATTTATAGAGAGTGGCTATCTAAAGAATATTGATGGTTGGTATTGTTTAGATGAAAATTCAAACTGTAATGAAGAGGAGTTAAAAAATTATTTTGAACTTAGAAAAGAGATAGGAAAACAAACCTTAGAAAAAAAGTTTGATAAGAAAATTTTAGACAGAATGGTAAAAAATGGTGAGTTGATTTTTGAGAGAAGAATAAAGTCTTTTGATGATGAAAAATTAAAAAAGACATATGAGATGAAAGAACTTATAGAAGATACAAAATTAAATTTAGAGCAACAAATGATAAAAGATTCAATAGAAGAATCAGATAAAAAGCACTTTTTAATAAGAGGAGTTACAGGTTCAGGTAAAACAGAGATATATATTCATTTGATAAAAAGAGCTTTAGAAAAAGGTAATGGATCTATATTTTTGGTGCCAGAAATATCTTTAACACCACAGATGGTTTTAAGATTTAAAAAAGAGTTTGGAGAGAGAGTTGCAATACTACATAGTAGACTTACTCAAAATGATAGGGCTAAAGAGTGGTATAGTATATATACAGGAGAGAAACAGGTAGTCCTAGGTGTTAGATCTGCAATTTTTGCTCCAGTAAAAAATCTAGAATATATTGTAATAGATGAGGAGCATGAGAATAGCTATAAGCAGGATAGTAATCCTAGATATAATGCTAAATATGTTGGTATAAAAAGGGCGGAGCTTGAAAATGCCAAAGTTATTTTAGGATCAGCAACACCATCTATAGAAAGTTATTACTATGCTCAAAAGGGTATATTTCAATTGTATGAGATAGAAAATAGATACAAAGATGCAAAGCTTCCAGAGATAGATATTGTTGATATGAAAAAAGAAGAAGATAATTTTTTTAGTGAGAAGTTATTGCTAGAGATGAGAAATGCACTGCTAAAGAAGGAGCAGATTATATTGCTTTTGAATAGAAAGGGATATTCAACTTTAATCCAATGCGAGGAATGTGGATATATGGAAGAATGTGAGCATTGTTCGATAAAGTTAAATTATTATTCTAGCAATGGAAGTTTAAAATGTAATTATTGTGGAATATCAAAAAGATTTACAGGGCACTGTTCAAAATGTGGTAGTGACAAGCTTTCATTTAGTGGAAGAGGAGTTGAAAGAGTAGAGGAAGAGTTAAGAAAAAAATTTCCTGTAAATATTATTCGAGTAGATGGTGAAGTTGCAAAAGAAAAGGATTTTTATGAAAATATGTATAATGACTTTCTAGCGGGGAAGTATGATATAATGATAGGAACGCAAATGATATCAAGAGGATTACATTTTCCAAATGTAACAGTTGTTGGAGTTATTAATGCAGATACAATAATGAGCATTCCTGATTTTAGATCTGGAGAAAGAACTTATCAAATGATAACTCAGGTTGCTGGAAGAGCAGGAAGAGGAGATAAGGACGGAAAAGTAATAATTCAAACTTATCAGCCTGAAAATTATATAATTGAAAAAATTCAAGAGAACAGTTATAAAAATTTCTATGAAAAAGAGATTGAAAAAAGAGAAATACTTTTTTATCCACCATTTTCTAAAGTCATAAATATAGGGATATCTTCAGAAAAAGAGGCTGGACTAGAAGAGTATTGCTATCAAGTTTTAAAAGCGATCCAAGATGGAAAAATAGAAATATATGGGCCCATGAAATCTTTGGTTTATAAAGTTAAGGGGAGATATAGATGTAATATTTTTATAAAAGGAGATAGAAAATCTATCAATGATTATAAGAAGAATTTGGAAGAAAAAATAAAAAAAGTAGAAAGCAAAAATTATAGGATAGTTGTAGATGTAGACCCAATTAATCTAATATGA
- the def gene encoding peptide deformylase, translating to MIYEIKIYGNESLRTVAEPITEINEEILEILENMVETMHEANGVGLAAPQVGINKRLFVIDVGDGIIRKVINPEILELSDVIESNDEGCLSVPGIYKPVRRSVHVKIKYLNENGKEVIEEADDLLGRAFQHEYDHLEAILFVDKISPVAKRMVSKKLQLLKKESTKI from the coding sequence ATGATTTATGAAATTAAAATATATGGGAATGAGTCACTGAGAACTGTGGCAGAACCAATCACAGAAATAAATGAAGAAATACTTGAAATCTTAGAAAACATGGTAGAAACAATGCATGAAGCTAACGGTGTAGGATTAGCAGCACCACAAGTTGGAATAAATAAAAGACTGTTTGTTATAGATGTAGGGGATGGAATAATCAGAAAGGTAATTAATCCAGAAATTTTAGAACTTTCAGATGTGATTGAGAGTAATGATGAAGGATGCTTGAGTGTTCCAGGGATATATAAACCTGTCAGAAGATCTGTACATGTAAAAATAAAATATTTAAACGAGAATGGAAAAGAAGTTATTGAAGAGGCTGATGATTTACTAGGAAGAGCTTTCCAACATGAATATGATCACCTTGAAGCTATTTTATTTGTGGACAAAATATCACCAGTTGCAAAGAGAATGGTTTCTAAAAAATTACAGTTATTAAAAAAAGAGTCAACTAAAATATAA
- a CDS encoding septum formation initiator family protein — protein sequence MKKILWILPLAIHFAFLGQNMFRSFVKIDKLKAERQLKIKQKKDIEDIIAKYDTMIQDINDPFYREQIARNQLQMVLPGEKIYRLIETN from the coding sequence ATGAAGAAGATTCTTTGGATACTTCCTTTAGCTATACATTTTGCATTTTTAGGGCAAAATATGTTTAGATCTTTTGTAAAGATAGATAAATTGAAAGCGGAACGACAATTAAAAATTAAGCAAAAAAAAGATATAGAAGATATTATTGCTAAATATGATACTATGATACAAGATATAAACGATCCTTTTTATAGAGAACAAATTGCTAGGAATCAACTCCAAATGGTATTGCCTGGAGAAAAAATTTATAGATTAATTGAAACAAATTAG
- the glpX gene encoding class II fructose-bisphosphatase: MKRELALEFARVTEAAALAAHKWVGRGNKEAADQAAVDAMRTMLNGIKIQGEIVIGEGEIDEAPMLFIGEKVGLESVDKERYAKVDIAVDPVEGTRMTAQGQANAIAVLAVGNKGSFLKAPDMYMEKLIVGPEAKGVIDLNKPLMENIENICKALNKPMNELTVVILDKPRHKTIIKDLQALDIKVYALPDGDVAGSILTSVVDSDVDVLYGIGGAPEGVISAAVIKALGGDMQARLKLRSEVKGVSLENDKISTYEKSRCEEMGLNVGDVLKLDDLVKDDEVIFSATGITSGDLLEGVKRKGNIARTQTLVIRGKSKTVRYINAVHNLDYKNENIIDLVK, translated from the coding sequence ATGAAAAGAGAGTTAGCTTTAGAATTTGCTAGGGTAACAGAGGCAGCGGCTTTAGCAGCCCACAAATGGGTTGGAAGAGGAAATAAAGAAGCAGCAGACCAAGCAGCTGTAGATGCTATGAGAACTATGCTTAATGGAATTAAAATTCAAGGTGAAATAGTTATAGGAGAGGGTGAAATTGACGAAGCACCTATGCTTTTCATAGGAGAGAAAGTAGGATTAGAATCTGTAGATAAAGAAAGATATGCAAAAGTTGATATCGCTGTAGACCCAGTTGAAGGAACAAGAATGACAGCGCAAGGACAAGCTAACGCTATAGCTGTTTTAGCAGTTGGGAATAAAGGAAGTTTCCTAAAAGCTCCAGACATGTATATGGAAAAACTTATAGTAGGACCTGAAGCTAAAGGAGTTATTGATTTAAATAAGCCTCTTATGGAGAATATTGAAAATATATGTAAAGCTTTAAATAAACCAATGAATGAATTAACTGTGGTAATCTTAGATAAACCAAGACATAAAACAATAATAAAAGATTTACAAGCGTTAGATATTAAAGTCTATGCTCTTCCAGATGGTGATGTAGCAGGGTCTATACTAACTTCTGTTGTAGATTCTGATGTAGATGTTCTTTATGGTATAGGAGGAGCACCAGAAGGAGTAATTTCAGCAGCCGTAATAAAAGCTCTAGGTGGAGATATGCAAGCTAGGTTAAAACTAAGAAGTGAAGTAAAAGGTGTTTCTTTAGAGAATGATAAGATATCAACATACGAAAAATCAAGATGTGAAGAGATGGGATTAAATGTTGGAGATGTTTTAAAACTTGATGATCTTGTAAAAGATGACGAAGTTATATTTTCTGCTACAGGAATAACAAGTGGAGATTTGCTAGAAGGAGTTAAAAGAAAAGGTAATATAGCAAGAACTCAAACTCTTGTTATCAGAGGAAAGAGTAAAACAGTAAGATATATTAATGCTGTTCATAATTTAGATTATAAAAATGAAAATATAATAGATTTAGTAAAATAA
- a CDS encoding glycoside hydrolase family 10 protein encodes MKKICMLFFSFLFCFVSVSGKNPEREFRGVWIATVDNINWPSKPGLSIEEQKQEYIDIVEQIKELNMNAIIMQVRPTADRFYAKSSKEPWSRYITGESGKNPGYDPLEFFIEEAHKRNLEFHAWFNPYRITLKKGEEIPKDHIAKKNPSWVIEYDKKFYYDPGNPEAREFTEDVIIDVVKNYDIDGVHMDDYFYPYPVLDKNKKVVPFADNKSYKKYGNGLGLEDWRRKNTDAFVKELSQKIKEVKPYVKFGISPFGVWRNDDKDATGSKTRAGAENYDTLYADTRTWIKNEWIDYIVPQIYWDFNLKVAQYDILVDWWINEVKGSNVNLYVGHAAYKMGGTKAWKNENELIKQIEYNRETGNVQGSVFFGFDKIQNNTLNIKNNLLDKVYSNKILPSTTPWIDTVPPRPITELSGKKIKDGVLITWNDFSKNYSDYYAVYRSTNKNFSESDNKYLIATVKKKYGMEYIDKKIKPGQTYYYKVSPVDKVHNQGKAVQELIFKF; translated from the coding sequence ATGAAAAAAATATGTATGTTATTTTTTTCTTTTTTATTTTGTTTTGTTTCTGTTTCAGGAAAAAATCCTGAAAGAGAGTTCAGAGGAGTTTGGATAGCGACAGTTGACAATATAAATTGGCCATCTAAACCAGGATTATCTATAGAAGAACAAAAACAAGAGTATATAGATATCGTAGAACAAATAAAAGAGTTGAATATGAATGCTATCATAATGCAGGTTAGACCTACAGCAGATAGATTTTATGCAAAATCATCAAAAGAACCATGGTCAAGATATATAACGGGAGAAAGTGGAAAAAATCCTGGATATGATCCACTAGAATTTTTTATAGAAGAAGCACATAAAAGAAATTTAGAATTTCATGCATGGTTTAATCCATATAGAATAACTCTAAAAAAAGGAGAAGAGATTCCAAAAGATCATATAGCTAAAAAAAATCCAAGCTGGGTTATAGAGTATGATAAAAAATTTTATTATGACCCAGGAAATCCTGAAGCTAGGGAGTTTACAGAAGATGTAATCATAGATGTTGTGAAAAATTATGATATAGATGGAGTACATATGGATGATTATTTTTACCCTTATCCTGTTCTTGATAAAAATAAAAAAGTAGTTCCATTTGCTGATAATAAAAGCTATAAAAAGTATGGAAACGGATTGGGATTAGAGGATTGGAGAAGAAAAAACACAGATGCTTTTGTAAAAGAACTTTCTCAAAAGATAAAAGAAGTAAAACCATATGTTAAATTTGGGATAAGTCCTTTTGGTGTTTGGAGAAATGATGATAAAGATGCAACAGGGTCAAAAACAAGAGCAGGTGCTGAAAATTATGATACTTTATATGCAGATACAAGAACTTGGATAAAAAATGAATGGATTGATTACATAGTTCCTCAAATATATTGGGATTTTAATTTAAAAGTTGCTCAGTACGATATTTTAGTAGATTGGTGGATAAATGAAGTTAAGGGAAGTAATGTAAATTTATATGTAGGTCATGCTGCATATAAAATGGGTGGAACAAAAGCTTGGAAAAATGAAAATGAGTTGATAAAACAGATAGAATATAATAGAGAAACAGGAAATGTTCAAGGAAGTGTGTTTTTTGGTTTTGATAAAATACAAAACAATACGCTAAATATAAAAAATAATCTACTTGATAAAGTTTATTCTAATAAAATATTGCCGTCAACGACCCCATGGATTGATACAGTTCCGCCAAGGCCAATAACAGAACTTTCAGGAAAAAAAATAAAAGATGGAGTATTAATAACATGGAATGATTTTTCTAAAAATTATTCAGATTATTATGCGGTATATAGATCTACAAATAAAAATTTTTCAGAGTCAGATAATAAATATTTGATAGCAACAGTAAAGAAAAAATATGGAATGGAATATATTGATAAAAAAATAAAACCAGGACAAACGTATTATTATAAAGTATCTCCAGTGGATAAAGTTCACAATCAAGGAAAAGCAGTACAAGAATTAATTTTTAAATTTTAA
- a CDS encoding cytochrome c biogenesis protein/redoxin: protein MEKITILTYFLVFSGGILSFFSPCVIPLIPIYMSYLSGSAKKVDENGHVTYVQKKVFLNTMFFVFGICAAFFILGLSFTTLGDFLVDNKERFSKIGGVLIIMLGLFQLGVIKSKSLQKEFKYHNKIRKMSPLVAFITGFTFSFAWSPCVGPLLSAVLILASGSESKILGNVLVFVYSMGFVIPFLLLGSFTTVVLNFLRRNQYLLRYCVKLGGIILILMGVLTFTGKMESVSNYFSSPLGFLETKVYAKSSAPKAPDINLLTANGKGYDLKDYRGKVVFLNFFTTWCIYCQEELPVLNRLYKKFGENKEDIIFLGIMNPKTEKYPNSRDESVEKVKKYLKDKKQQIPTALDATGESFKIYRVNSYPTNVIVGKDGRIFKYIPGAMDEKELENYIKEAIKEN from the coding sequence ATGGAAAAAATAACAATACTTACCTATTTTTTAGTTTTTTCTGGAGGAATATTATCATTTTTTTCACCATGTGTGATACCTCTTATTCCAATATATATGAGCTATTTATCAGGAAGCGCTAAAAAAGTTGATGAAAATGGACATGTAACTTATGTACAAAAAAAGGTTTTTCTGAATACGATGTTTTTTGTATTTGGAATATGTGCTGCATTTTTTATACTCGGGTTATCTTTTACAACTTTAGGAGATTTTTTAGTTGATAATAAGGAACGGTTTTCTAAAATAGGAGGTGTATTGATAATAATGTTGGGATTATTTCAATTGGGAGTGATAAAAAGTAAAAGTTTACAAAAAGAATTTAAATATCATAATAAAATAAGAAAGATGAGTCCATTAGTGGCTTTTATAACAGGATTTACTTTTAGTTTTGCATGGAGCCCTTGTGTAGGACCATTACTTTCAGCAGTTTTAATTTTAGCTTCTGGTTCAGAAAGTAAGATTTTAGGAAATGTATTGGTTTTTGTATATTCAATGGGATTTGTAATACCATTTTTATTATTGGGTAGCTTTACAACCGTTGTTTTAAACTTCTTAAGAAGAAATCAGTATTTGTTAAGATATTGTGTAAAATTAGGTGGAATAATATTGATTCTTATGGGTGTATTAACTTTTACTGGTAAAATGGAAAGTGTTTCTAATTATTTTAGTAGCCCTTTAGGTTTTTTAGAAACGAAAGTTTATGCAAAATCTTCGGCTCCAAAAGCTCCTGATATTAACTTATTGACAGCTAATGGTAAAGGCTATGATTTAAAGGATTATAGAGGAAAGGTTGTTTTTTTAAATTTTTTTACTACTTGGTGTATATATTGTCAAGAAGAACTACCTGTTTTAAATAGATTATATAAGAAGTTTGGAGAAAATAAAGAGGATATAATTTTTTTAGGAATAATGAATCCAAAAACAGAAAAATATCCAAATTCTAGAGATGAAAGTGTAGAAAAAGTAAAAAAATATTTAAAGGATAAAAAACAACAAATACCTACAGCATTAGATGCCACAGGAGAGTCGTTTAAAATTTATAGAGTGAATTCATACCCTACAAATGTAATTGTAGGGAAGGATGGAAGAATCTTCAAATATATACCTGGAGCGATGGATGAAAAAGAATTAGAAAATTATATTAAAGAAGCTATAAAAGAAAACTAA
- a CDS encoding nucleoside triphosphate pyrophosphatase gives MILASKSPRRKEILNQLGFQLEIKVKDVEEVSSKIELTDKIKDISYKKVVEVAKENRTSFVVGADTLVEINGEVLGKPNDETEAREMLKKLSGKEHRVITAYTLINLEKNINISEAVESKVFFKTISNDEIDWYIESREPMDKAGAYGIQGLGAIFVDKIEGDFFSIMGFPINHFVKTLKKLGIDIKDIQKI, from the coding sequence ATGATATTGGCATCGAAATCTCCGAGGAGAAAAGAGATATTGAATCAACTTGGTTTCCAACTGGAAATTAAAGTTAAAGATGTAGAAGAGGTTAGTTCAAAGATAGAATTAACAGATAAAATAAAGGATATTTCTTATAAGAAAGTTGTGGAGGTCGCCAAGGAAAATAGAACATCATTTGTTGTAGGAGCTGATACTCTTGTAGAGATCAATGGTGAAGTTTTAGGAAAACCTAACGATGAAACTGAAGCCAGAGAGATGCTAAAAAAACTTTCAGGCAAAGAGCATAGAGTTATAACTGCTTATACACTAATAAACTTAGAAAAAAATATAAATATAAGTGAGGCAGTTGAAAGTAAAGTTTTTTTTAAAACAATAAGCAATGACGAAATTGATTGGTATATAGAAAGTAGAGAACCTATGGATAAAGCAGGCGCATATGGAATACAGGGATTAGGTGCAATATTCGTGGATAAAATAGAAGGAGATTTTTTTTCTATTATGGGCTTTCCAATAAATCATTTTGTTAAAACTTTAAAAAAATTAGGAATAGATATAAAAGATATACAAAAAATATAA
- a CDS encoding rod shape-determining protein: protein MKKILGKFLGIFSDDLGIDLGTSNTLICVKNKGIIMNAPSVVAINTKTKEIFEVGEKAKQMIGRTPHTVEAIRPLKNGVIADYEITEKMLREFYKVVNKGKTLSSPRVIICVPAGVTQVEKRAVMDVTREAGAREAYLIEEPMAASIGIGLNIFEPEGNMIVDIGGGTTEIGVISLGGIVKTSSLKIAGDKFDSLIIDYIRQKHNLFIGEKTAEEIKIAVGAVVDLEEDIFIEISGRNALSGLPKNVKVYSSEIAEALEEAIVLVIEEIKSILEKTPPELSSDIKRKGIYLAGGGALLRGVDRRIAESLSLEVTVAEDPLNAVVNGIQQLLKEFDSYKRVLISPESDY from the coding sequence ATGAAAAAAATACTTGGGAAATTTTTAGGGATATTTTCGGATGATTTAGGGATAGATTTAGGGACATCAAACACTTTAATATGCGTAAAAAATAAAGGAATAATAATGAATGCACCATCGGTTGTAGCTATCAACACTAAAACAAAAGAGATTTTTGAAGTTGGAGAGAAAGCTAAACAGATGATAGGAAGAACACCGCATACAGTTGAAGCTATTAGACCATTAAAAAATGGAGTAATTGCTGATTATGAAATTACAGAGAAAATGCTAAGAGAGTTTTATAAGGTTGTTAACAAAGGAAAAACTTTATCAAGTCCAAGAGTAATAATTTGTGTTCCAGCAGGAGTTACTCAAGTTGAAAAAAGAGCCGTTATGGACGTAACAAGAGAAGCAGGAGCAAGGGAAGCATATTTAATAGAAGAACCGATGGCAGCATCTATAGGAATAGGATTAAACATATTTGAGCCAGAAGGAAATATGATTGTAGATATTGGTGGAGGAACAACAGAGATTGGTGTGATATCATTAGGTGGAATAGTAAAAACATCATCTCTAAAGATTGCTGGAGATAAATTTGATTCTTTAATTATAGATTATATCAGACAGAAACATAATCTGTTTATAGGAGAAAAAACAGCAGAAGAGATCAAAATAGCTGTTGGTGCGGTAGTAGATTTAGAAGAGGATATATTCATTGAGATAAGTGGAAGAAATGCACTGAGTGGATTGCCAAAGAATGTAAAAGTTTATTCTTCAGAAATAGCGGAAGCTTTAGAAGAAGCTATTGTATTAGTTATAGAAGAAATAAAAAGTATACTTGAAAAAACTCCGCCAGAGTTATCTTCAGATATTAAGAGAAAAGGGATTTACCTAGCTGGTGGAGGTGCTCTTCTTAGAGGAGTAGATAGAAGAATAGCAGAAAGTTTAAGCTTAGAAGTAACTGTAGCTGAAGATCCATTAAACGCAGTAGTAAATGGTATTCAACAGTTGTTAAAGGAATTTGATAGCTATAAAAGAGTTTTAATTTCTCCAGAAAGTGACTATTAA